The genomic window GCTGGCGCATAGGTTGTCTTGCCGTAACTTTTACAGCTCCTGCGATTAGCCACATGGCTTTTTATCTTTTGAAAAATGATTTCAAAAAATTTACATTGTTTGTTTACCTGCAAGCATTCGTTTTCGGCATCTTGATTCTTTTCACAAATTTAGTATTCAAAACTGCGGATAAACTTTCCCAAGGCATGATCCTTGTGGACGGAGGACCATTATATTTTTATTGGTTCTCAGCTTGGTTCTTCTCCTGCTTTTATATTCATCTGACCTTAATTAAAAGTTACCTAATTGATAAAAGCTCAGGAATCCAATATTTTCAAATTCCGATTTTAATTTCATTTTTAATTGGATCATTCAATTTTTTAATACCCCTAAGATTCCCAATATTCCAAATAGGCAACTTTGGATGCACAATGTATTGTTTACTTGCTACTTACTTTATTTTTAAAAATCGTCTTATTGGAATACATATCATTTACAAAAAAGGGCTTTTCTATTCAATTCTTATTTCTATATTAATGATTACATATTTAACTTTGGTGATTTTGACAGAATGGTTATTCAAGGGCTTGTTTGGCTATAGTTCACTAATTATTAGTCTAATTTTTTCAAGCATTATTGCTATACTTTTTAGTCCAATCCGAGAGCGAATACAAAAGTTTGTTGATAGGCTATTCCTTGGAAAAACCCCTCAAGAAATAGCCGAAGAAAACCATCTCCTAAAACAAGAGCTTGAACGCTCTGAACGCTTAAAGACTGCTAGTGCTTTAGCTTTGGGACTTGCTCACGAAATTAGGAATCCAATAACAACAATTAAAACCTTCGCAGAATACTTGCCAGAAAGACTCGATGATAAAGAATTCCTTAAAAAATTTTCTAAACTCATCCCTGCCGAAACAGAACGCATCAATAATATAATTCGACAACTTCTTCAGTTTTCCAAGCCTTCTGCTCCAAAATTTCAAAAAATATATGCCCAACAAATCATCCATGAAGTCTTAATTTTCTTAAGCAGCGAGTTTCTAAAACGAAGGATAAAGTTAATTGAAATATATCAAAACGAAGATGTGGTCATTTATGCGGATGGCGAACAATTGAAACAAGTTTTTCTTAATATTATTTTCAATGCCATGGAGGCCATGCCTGATGGAGGAACAATATCTATTGAAACAAAAAAAACAGTTAATTGTTTTATTGAAATATCCATAAAAGATGAAGGCATCGGAATTACAGAAGAAGATTTGTCCCACATCTTTGACCCCTTCTATAGCAAAAAGGAATCTGGCACAGGACTCGGCCTTGCAATTTCTTTTCAGATCATCAAAAATCACAACGGGAAAATTTTAGTTCAAAGTAAAATCAAAAAAGGAACGATCGTTAAGCTCCAATTCCCTATCTATCTATACAGATGAATTACTTGACTATCACAAGCGTAATTCTTATATTTTCGACCTTAACAGTAATCCTCATAGCTTTTAGATTCGGCGCTCTAAATTCTATTCATAAAGCTTGGCTT from Patescibacteria group bacterium includes these protein-coding regions:
- a CDS encoding ATP-binding protein — protein: MPSINWFFISSLSLSITSLVLSILLLVFGKEKVHKMWVFFNVSLLAWGTSATIASTLPLSHINLADLCWRIGCLAVTFTAPAISHMAFYLLKNDFKKFTLFVYLQAFVFGILILFTNLVFKTADKLSQGMILVDGGPLYFYWFSAWFFSCFYIHLTLIKSYLIDKSSGIQYFQIPILISFLIGSFNFLIPLRFPIFQIGNFGCTMYCLLATYFIFKNRLIGIHIIYKKGLFYSILISILMITYLTLVILTEWLFKGLFGYSSLIISLIFSSIIAILFSPIRERIQKFVDRLFLGKTPQEIAEENHLLKQELERSERLKTASALALGLAHEIRNPITTIKTFAEYLPERLDDKEFLKKFSKLIPAETERINNIIRQLLQFSKPSAPKFQKIYAQQIIHEVLIFLSSEFLKRRIKLIEIYQNEDVVIYADGEQLKQVFLNIIFNAMEAMPDGGTISIETKKTVNCFIEISIKDEGIGITEEDLSHIFDPFYSKKESGTGLGLAISFQIIKNHNGKILVQSKIKKGTIVKLQFPIYLYR